A single region of the Undibacterium piscinae genome encodes:
- the lysA gene encoding diaminopimelate decarboxylase, which translates to MSNAITPSQIARIATQFSTPCWVYDANVIRQQIARLRQFDVIRFAQKASSNIHLLELMREEGVMVDSVSLGEVERALAAGYAPNAQVNGAEHAPIVFTADLLDKNALQRVVELNIPVNCGSPQMLEQLGQAHPGHPVWLRINPGFGHGHSRKTNTGGEQSKHGIWFEHLQASLAIIDQYGLNLVGLHMHIGSGVDYDHLQSVCDAMIQQVKTCGRDLQAISIGGGLSIPYYGDEAVVDTDHYFQIWDKARKEIEAHLGHAISMEIEPGRFLVAQSGILISELRAQKQVGNNFFAMVDAGFNDLARPAMYGSYHRISTHAPDGTPRTSAARPTVVAGPLCESGDVFTQEDGGVVTTQNLPACEIGDLFVFHDTGAYGASMSSNYNSRPLIPEILIDGETIRQIRRRQTVQELIALEL; encoded by the coding sequence ATGAGCAACGCTATCACGCCATCCCAGATCGCCCGGATCGCCACCCAATTCTCCACTCCGTGCTGGGTGTATGACGCCAATGTCATCCGCCAGCAAATCGCGCGCCTGCGCCAGTTTGACGTGATACGTTTTGCCCAGAAAGCCTCGAGCAATATCCATTTGCTCGAGCTGATGCGCGAAGAAGGCGTAATGGTGGACTCGGTCTCGCTGGGCGAAGTGGAACGCGCGCTGGCGGCCGGCTACGCACCGAATGCACAAGTCAACGGCGCCGAACACGCACCTATCGTGTTCACCGCCGATCTGCTCGACAAAAATGCCTTACAGCGCGTGGTGGAATTGAATATCCCGGTCAATTGCGGCTCACCGCAAATGCTGGAGCAACTGGGGCAAGCCCATCCCGGCCATCCGGTCTGGCTGCGCATTAATCCAGGCTTCGGTCATGGCCATAGCCGCAAGACCAATACCGGCGGCGAACAAAGCAAGCACGGCATCTGGTTCGAACATCTGCAGGCATCACTGGCTATCATCGATCAATATGGCCTCAATCTGGTCGGATTACACATGCACATAGGCTCAGGCGTCGATTACGACCATCTGCAAAGCGTATGCGACGCCATGATCCAGCAAGTAAAAACCTGCGGCCGCGACTTACAGGCAATCTCGATAGGCGGCGGCTTGTCGATTCCTTACTACGGTGATGAAGCGGTAGTCGATACCGATCATTACTTCCAGATCTGGGACAAGGCGCGCAAAGAGATCGAAGCGCATCTCGGTCATGCCATCAGTATGGAAATCGAGCCTGGCCGCTTTCTGGTAGCACAGTCGGGTATCCTGATTTCCGAACTGCGTGCGCAAAAACAGGTAGGCAACAATTTCTTTGCGATGGTCGACGCCGGCTTTAACGATCTGGCCCGTCCAGCCATGTACGGCAGCTATCACCGCATCAGCACCCATGCGCCGGATGGCACGCCGCGCACTAGCGCAGCACGCCCTACCGTGGTGGCGGGGCCGCTATGCGAATCCGGTGACGTATTCACCCAGGAAGACGGCGGTGTGGTCACTACCCAAAATCTACCCGCCTGTGAAATCGGCGATCTGTTCGTCTTCCACGATACCGGCGCTTACGGTGCCAGCATGTCGTCGAATTACAACTCGCGCCCGCTAATCCCCGAAATCCTGATAGACGGTGAAACCATCAGACAGATACGCCGCCGTCAGACCGTACAGGAATTGATCGCGCTGGAACTCTAG
- a CDS encoding transporter: MLLAAPFVFADDSDDAITPYRPSVSSPAQLPLAGQLELELGGLSARSDQERRHSMPYQLKLAFSKDWGVLLGGEMLVLANDGAGQVDRGFGDTTLVLKRAFIVDEDNAFGLELAAKVPTAARAIGSGSADYTVNGIFSKDMGPVHMDLNLNLTRLGAPELDSSRMQTGLSSSFSTALSERWGITGEWSGSRRNGTKSQGQALFALSYSPDKRMTMDLGLSKGLTASAPDWTIFAGLVIPVAKLW; the protein is encoded by the coding sequence ATGCTGCTCGCTGCGCCATTTGTGTTTGCCGATGACAGCGACGATGCGATTACTCCGTATCGCCCTTCGGTATCGAGTCCGGCGCAATTGCCGTTGGCCGGACAACTGGAACTGGAATTGGGCGGTCTTAGCGCACGTAGCGATCAGGAACGCCGCCATAGCATGCCGTATCAGCTAAAACTGGCGTTTTCCAAAGACTGGGGCGTGTTGCTGGGTGGTGAAATGCTGGTGCTGGCTAACGATGGCGCCGGGCAAGTTGATCGCGGTTTTGGCGATACTACGCTGGTACTGAAACGTGCTTTCATTGTGGATGAGGATAACGCATTTGGCCTGGAGCTTGCGGCAAAAGTGCCGACTGCCGCCAGGGCGATAGGCTCGGGTAGTGCCGACTATACGGTCAATGGTATTTTCAGTAAGGATATGGGACCCGTGCATATGGACCTAAACCTTAATCTGACTCGTTTGGGGGCGCCGGAATTGGATAGCTCCCGCATGCAAACCGGTTTGTCTTCCTCGTTCTCTACCGCGCTCAGTGAGCGCTGGGGCATTACCGGCGAATGGTCGGGCTCGCGTCGTAATGGTACAAAGTCGCAAGGCCAGGCGCTATTTGCGCTCAGCTATAGCCCGGATAAGCGTATGACGATGGACCTGGGCTTGAGTAAAGGACTGACCGCTAGCGCACCGGATTGGACGATATTCGCCGGCTTGGTGATTCCTGTCGCTAAACTGTGGTGA
- a CDS encoding Lrp/AsnC family transcriptional regulator — MNQKIDQFDQKILQLLQQDARISHAEIGRQVHLSQPAVSERIKRLEAGGVIRAYRADISPRALGYQITAMIRISTQQGRPYAEYVAACPEIIDCYTVTGEDGAVMRVLATDVEHLQRIINELNAFGSTSTAIVLTTHVAGKPISVPAVAA; from the coding sequence ATGAATCAAAAAATTGATCAATTCGATCAAAAAATCCTGCAGCTATTGCAACAAGATGCGCGCATTTCGCACGCCGAAATCGGCCGTCAGGTCCATCTGAGCCAGCCCGCGGTTTCCGAGCGTATCAAGCGCCTCGAAGCTGGCGGGGTGATACGCGCTTATCGAGCCGATATCAGCCCCAGGGCGCTAGGCTACCAGATTACGGCCATGATACGCATCTCTACCCAGCAGGGACGGCCGTATGCCGAGTATGTCGCCGCTTGCCCTGAAATCATAGACTGTTATACGGTGACTGGTGAAGACGGCGCAGTAATGCGGGTGCTGGCCACCGATGTCGAACATTTGCAGCGTATCATTAATGAACTCAATGCTTTCGGCTCCACTTCGACTGCGATTGTGCTTACCACCCATGTGGCGGGTAAGCCTATCTCGGTACCGGCAGTGGCCGCGTAA
- a CDS encoding phosphate/phosphite/phosphonate ABC transporter substrate-binding protein: protein MRLHYFKIFSVWAIGLAFSTACHTALAATSYSFAVVPQYNVVQLHTEWQPVLERISRETGITLELALQSSIPKFEQAVLKGEPDFAYANPYHAVMAKKAQAYLPLLRDSKPLSGILLVRKDSPYKSPQDLAGLDIGFPAPNAFGASLYMRALLAERKIKFQPQILNNHGNVFRSILNGSVAAGGAVNNTYNDEKPEIREQLRILFQTPTSASHPVIAHPRVPDAVRQAVKAAFLSMQKDPAGLALLKEIRVPQPLASNYESDYLPLEKLGIEKFVILEKE, encoded by the coding sequence ATGCGTTTGCACTACTTCAAGATATTTTCTGTCTGGGCAATTGGTCTCGCTTTCAGCACAGCTTGCCACACGGCACTGGCCGCGACTAGTTATAGCTTCGCGGTGGTGCCGCAATACAACGTGGTGCAATTACATACCGAATGGCAACCGGTACTGGAACGCATCTCACGCGAAACCGGCATCACGCTGGAACTGGCATTGCAATCTTCTATCCCCAAATTTGAACAAGCCGTACTCAAGGGCGAGCCCGATTTTGCCTATGCCAACCCATATCACGCGGTGATGGCAAAAAAAGCGCAAGCTTACCTGCCACTCTTGCGAGACAGCAAACCCCTGAGCGGCATCTTACTGGTACGTAAGGATAGTCCGTATAAAAGCCCGCAAGACCTGGCAGGTTTAGATATAGGATTTCCGGCACCGAACGCATTTGGCGCATCGCTGTACATGCGAGCGCTGTTGGCTGAAAGGAAAATAAAATTTCAGCCACAGATACTCAATAATCATGGCAATGTGTTTCGCAGCATACTCAATGGCAGCGTAGCCGCCGGCGGTGCCGTCAACAATACCTACAATGACGAAAAACCAGAGATCCGCGAACAACTGCGCATCTTGTTCCAGACGCCAACTAGCGCATCACATCCGGTGATCGCGCATCCGCGGGTACCGGATGCGGTTCGCCAGGCAGTCAAGGCAGCCTTTTTATCGATGCAAAAAGATCCGGCCGGGCTCGCCTTGCTCAAGGAAATCAGGGTACCGCAACCGCTTGCCAGCAACTATGAGAGCGACTATTTACCACTGGAAAAATTAGGTATAGAAAAATTCGTGATTCTGGAGAAAGAGTAA